The Prionailurus viverrinus isolate Anna unplaced genomic scaffold, UM_Priviv_1.0 scaffold_35, whole genome shotgun sequence genome window below encodes:
- the LOC125158663 gene encoding keratin-associated protein 2-3: MSGSCCGSTCSSLGCGGGCCQPCCCQPCCCRDPCCCRPVSCQTTVCRPVTCTCRCTRPICEPCRRPVCCDPCSLQEGCCRPISCCPTSCTAVVCRPCCWASTCCQPISVQAPCCRPPCCQPAPCRTTCRTSCC, translated from the coding sequence ATGTCCGGCTCCTGCTGCGgctccacctgctcctccctgGGCTGCGGGGGAGGCTGCTGccagccctgctgctgccagccCTGCTGCTGCCGCGACCCCTGCTGCTGCCGCCCCGTGAGCTGCCAGACCACCGTGTGCCGCCCCGTGACCTGCACCTGCCGCTGCACGCGCCCCATCTGCGAGCCCTGCCGCCGCCCCGTCTGCTGTGACCCCTGCTCCCTGCAGGAGGGCTGCTGCCGCCCCATCAGCTGCTGCCCCACGTCCTGCACGGCCGTGGTCTGCCGCCCCTGCTGCTGGGCCTCCACCTGCTGCCAGCCCATCTCTGTGCAGGCGCCCTGCTGCCGCCCCCCCTGCTGCCAGCCTGCCCCCTGCCGCACCACCTGCAGGACCTCCTGCTGCTGA
- the LOC125158662 gene encoding keratin-associated protein 2-3-like → MSGSCCGSTCSSLGCGGDCCQPCCCQPCCCRDPCCCRPVSCQTTVCRPVTCTCRCTRPICEPCRRPVCCDPCSLQEGCCRPISCCPTSCTAVVCRPCCWASTCCQPISVQAPCCRPPCCQPAPCRTTCRTSCC, encoded by the coding sequence ATGTCCGGCTCCTGCTGCGgctccacctgctcctccctgGGCTGTGGGGGAGACTGCTGccagccctgctgctgccagccCTGCTGCTGCCGCGACCCCTGCTGCTGCCGCCCCGTGAGCTGCCAGACCACCGTGTGCCGCCCCGTGACCTGCACCTGCCGCTGCACGCGCCCCATCTGCGAGCCCTGCCGCCGCCCCGTCTGCTGTGACCCCTGCTCCCTGCAGGAGGGCTGCTGCCGCCCCATCAGCTGCTGCCCCACGTCCTGCACGGCCGTGGTCTGCCGCCCCTGCTGCTGGGCCTCCACCTGCTGCCAGCCCATCTCTGTGCAGGCGCCCTGCTGCCGCCCCCCCTGTTGCCAGCCTGCCCCCTGCCGCACCACCTGCAGGACCTCCTGCTGCTGA
- the LOC125158660 gene encoding keratin-associated protein 2-3-like, translating into MSGSCCGSTCSSLGCGGGCCQPCCCQPCCCRDPCCCRPVSCQTTVCRPVTCTCRCTRPICEPCRRPVCCDPCSLQEGCCRPISCCPTSCTAVVCRPCCWASTCCQPISVQAPCCRPPCCQPAPCRTTCRTSCCY; encoded by the coding sequence ATGTCCGGCTCCTGCTGCGgctccacctgctcctccctgGGCTGCGGGGGAGGCTGCTGccagccctgctgctgccagccCTGCTGCTGCCGCGACCCCTGCTGCTGCCGCCCCGTGAGCTGCCAGACCACCGTGTGCCGCCCCGTGACCTGTACCTGCCGCTGCACGCGCCCCATCTGCGAGCCCTGCCGCCGCCCCGTCTGCTGTGACCCCTGCTCCCTGCAGGAGGGCTGCTGCCGCCCCATCAGCTGCTGCCCCACGTCCTGCACGGCCGTGGTCTGCCGCCCCTGCTGCTGGGCCTCCACCTGCTGCCAGCCCATCTCTGTGCAGGCGCCCTGCTGCCGCCCCCCCTGTTGCCAGCCTGCCCCCTGCCGCACCACCTGCAGGACCTCCTGCTGCTACTAA